The following are encoded together in the Lathyrus oleraceus cultivar Zhongwan6 chromosome 3, CAAS_Psat_ZW6_1.0, whole genome shotgun sequence genome:
- the LOC127126270 gene encoding tRNA-splicing endonuclease subunit Sen2-1, whose product MAPRWKGKDTKSKKDAEAEALKEPMSKIISQLQSSLVQSNASGFLSDNCVHLAVQAEQLDLLDKACFGRPVRNVEKDTYWFQLTLEEAFYLCYSLKCLKINGGADTIPLNDEELWCYFKSKKQAFPFFYKAYSHLRMKNWVVRSGAQYGVDFIVYRHHPARVHSEYGVLVLSHDNDDDLNGRLRVWSDVHCTTRLLGSVAKTLLILYVNKNGHSDESPLCLENHAIEERTISRWSPEQCRERSM is encoded by the coding sequence ATGGCACCAAGATGGAAAGGAAAAGATACAAAATCGAAAAAGGATGCAGAAGCCGAGGCACTTAAGGAACCCATGTCAAAGATTATATCGCAACTTCAGTCTTCTTTAGTTCAATCAAATGCTTCTGGATTTCTCTCTGATAATTGTGTACACTTAGCAGTGCAAGCGGAACAACTTGACCTACTTGATAAAGCATGCTTTGGTCGACCTGTGAGAAACGTTGAAAAGGACACGTACTGGTTTCAATTAACCTTGGAGGAAGCATTCTACCTATGTTATTCCTTGAAATGCCTCAAGATTAATGGTGGTGCTGATACTATTCCTTTGAATGATGAAGAGTTGTGGTGTTACTTCAAGTCCAAGAAACAAGCATTCCCCTTTTTCTACAAGGCTTATTCTCACCTTCGAATGAAAAACTGGGTAGTAAGGTCAGGGGCTCAGTATGGTGTAGACTTCATTGTCTATCGTCATCATCCGGCTCGGGTGCATTCTGAGTATGGTGTACTTGTTCTATCACACGACAATGATGATGATCTAAATGGAAGATTGAGAGTATGGTCTGATGTTCATTGCACTACTCGACTTCTTGGAAGTGTTGCAAAAACTTTATTAATTTTGTATGTTAATAAAAATGGTCATAGTGATGAGTCTCCATTATGTTTGGAAAACCATGCCATTGAAGAGCGCACGATCTCTAGATGGAGTCCAGAACAATGTCGTGAAAGATCCATGTAG